In Crassostrea angulata isolate pt1a10 chromosome 6, ASM2561291v2, whole genome shotgun sequence, a genomic segment contains:
- the LOC128186686 gene encoding nudC domain-containing protein 1-like isoform X1, with translation MPFHIFDKMADKLCVRRELLDPNFDGYKLSLDPLPTYTCKFDNGLAFTSLSQDQYSYHHAKLFGVHNHLYQDPWNTDSVFLIDNCWGILQAVSTDTSVFISGQVGNIPDMNTQSAVPERLNASVRFVSEDMAVIGDGAGRFHLYCTGDRSTSHQWKVLFSDSPLENSTPFLLVDAVLHSVDSGYKLHCLCVHVSDCDAEQKDKYRSTHITVIEWITLSSGDKNTWVLERSRRLYGRRPFDYAALTKDGSAIIVAAEAGFVFDFDSLKPVREEEPMETALNQQEPEYTWSQNTEEVMAQFTLPSGLTKADVYYTLSHDYIDFGIKNGKHLLKGQLHADVEVESSTWTIQNQRVELTLSKVEDQVWPQVVVGDNRGEMTMDPAVVAQIHERLAALTSDQMNPDPDEGKEKPYNSQQLEECDVYPEDSSALMRFDGDTHKVTHKTNTGSNQFLFSVSLCKDKPPALCLRHDVDGILWQPENECKEAQSSWQHVSTFNALGYVQASKQNRKFSVCAPDCSFAVICDIWRHAYVYRQPAAIASPIRNRKDGRQVNTIAKQQVVSLECTDHIVGIQSTAQTLFILTESVLHAVHMN, from the exons ATGCCATtccatatttttgataaaatggcTGACAAGCTGTGTGTTCGCCGTGAACTACTGGATCCTAACTTTGATGGATACAAGCTTAGTCTAGATCCTTTGCCTACGTATACATGCAAATTTGATAATG GTCTTGCCTTTACCTCACTGTCTCAGGATCAGTACTCCTACCACCATGCTAAACTCTTTGGTGTTCATAATCACTTGTACCAGGACCCTTGGAATACAGATAGTGTCTTCCTCATTGACAACTGTTGGGGAATTCTTCAAGCAGTATCAACA GACACAAGTGTCTTTATTTCTGGACAAGTAGGAAACATACCAGATATGAACACACAGAGTGCAGTCCCTGAACGGTTGAATGCGTCCGTGCGTTTTGTGTCTGAGGACATGGCGGTGATTGGTGACGGCGCTGGGAGATTCCACCTGTACTGTACCGGAGACCGGAGTACTTCACATCAGTGGAAG gttttattttctgataGTCCTTTGGAGAACAGCACACCGTTTCTACTGGTAGACGCAGTGCTTCATAGTGTTGACAGTGGGTATAAACTGCATTGTTTGTGTGTCCATGTGTCAGATTGTGATGCTGAGCAGAAAGACAAATACCGGTCTACCCACATAACAGTGATTGAGTGGATAACTCTCAGCTCAG GTGATAAAAACACTTGGGTGTTGGAGAGATCTAGAAGACTCTATGGTCGGCGGCCATTTGACTATGCGGCACTAACTAAAGATGGTTCTGCTATAATTGTTGCCGCAGAAGCTggttttgtgtttgattttgaCTCACTAAAACCTGTCAGAGAAGAGGAACCAATGGAAACTGCTTTAAATCAGCAAG AGCCTGAGTATACATGGTCACAGAACACAGAGGAAGTAATGGCTCAGTTCACCTTACCCAGTGGTCTGACCAAAGCGGACGTTTACTACACACTGTCACACGACTATATTGACTTCGGAATAAAAAATGGTAAACATTTACTGAAAGGACAGCTCCATGCAGACGTAGAGGTGGAATCCAGCACATGGACAATACAAAACCAGAG GGTAGAGTTGACTCTGAGTAAAGTAGAGGACCAGGTGTGGCCCCAGGTGGTTGTGGGAGACAATCGAGGGGAGATGACTATGGACCCTGCAGTGGTAGCTCAGATCCACGAACGACTGGCCGCCCTGACCTCAGACCAAATG AATCCAGATCCGGATGAGGGCAAGGAGAAACCATACAACTCCCAGCAGCTGGAGGAGTGTGACGTGTATCCGGAGGACAGCTCCGCACTGATGAGGTTTGATGGAGATACGCATAAAGTTACGCACAAG ACAAATACTGGAAGCAACCAGTTCCTGTTTTCTGTGTCTCTTTGCAAAGACAAACCCCCGGCACTTTGTTTGCGACATGATGTTGATGGCATATTATGGCAACCGGAAAACGAATGTAAAGAGGCCCAGTCTTCATGGCAACATGTTTCAACATTCAATGCCCTTGGATATGTTCAGGCATCGAAGCAAAATCGAAAATTCTCTGTTTGTGCCCCAGACTGTTCGTTTGCAGTAATTTGTGACATTTGGCGCCATGCTTATGTGTACAGGCAACCCGCAGCAATAGCATCACCCATCAGAAATCGTAAAGACGGGCGGCAAGTCAACACTATTGCAAAGCAACAAGTAGTTTCTTTAGAGTGTACAGACCATATTGTTGGAATTCAATCAACAGCACAGACTCTTTTCATTTTGACTGAATCTGTACTGCATGCAGTTCATATGAACTAG
- the LOC128186686 gene encoding nudC domain-containing protein 1-like isoform X2, which produces MNTQSAVPERLNASVRFVSEDMAVIGDGAGRFHLYCTGDRSTSHQWKVLFSDSPLENSTPFLLVDAVLHSVDSGYKLHCLCVHVSDCDAEQKDKYRSTHITVIEWITLSSGDKNTWVLERSRRLYGRRPFDYAALTKDGSAIIVAAEAGFVFDFDSLKPVREEEPMETALNQQEPEYTWSQNTEEVMAQFTLPSGLTKADVYYTLSHDYIDFGIKNGKHLLKGQLHADVEVESSTWTIQNQRVELTLSKVEDQVWPQVVVGDNRGEMTMDPAVVAQIHERLAALTSDQMNPDPDEGKEKPYNSQQLEECDVYPEDSSALMRFDGDTHKVTHKTNTGSNQFLFSVSLCKDKPPALCLRHDVDGILWQPENECKEAQSSWQHVSTFNALGYVQASKQNRKFSVCAPDCSFAVICDIWRHAYVYRQPAAIASPIRNRKDGRQVNTIAKQQVVSLECTDHIVGIQSTAQTLFILTESVLHAVHMN; this is translated from the exons ATGAACACACAGAGTGCAGTCCCTGAACGGTTGAATGCGTCCGTGCGTTTTGTGTCTGAGGACATGGCGGTGATTGGTGACGGCGCTGGGAGATTCCACCTGTACTGTACCGGAGACCGGAGTACTTCACATCAGTGGAAG gttttattttctgataGTCCTTTGGAGAACAGCACACCGTTTCTACTGGTAGACGCAGTGCTTCATAGTGTTGACAGTGGGTATAAACTGCATTGTTTGTGTGTCCATGTGTCAGATTGTGATGCTGAGCAGAAAGACAAATACCGGTCTACCCACATAACAGTGATTGAGTGGATAACTCTCAGCTCAG GTGATAAAAACACTTGGGTGTTGGAGAGATCTAGAAGACTCTATGGTCGGCGGCCATTTGACTATGCGGCACTAACTAAAGATGGTTCTGCTATAATTGTTGCCGCAGAAGCTggttttgtgtttgattttgaCTCACTAAAACCTGTCAGAGAAGAGGAACCAATGGAAACTGCTTTAAATCAGCAAG AGCCTGAGTATACATGGTCACAGAACACAGAGGAAGTAATGGCTCAGTTCACCTTACCCAGTGGTCTGACCAAAGCGGACGTTTACTACACACTGTCACACGACTATATTGACTTCGGAATAAAAAATGGTAAACATTTACTGAAAGGACAGCTCCATGCAGACGTAGAGGTGGAATCCAGCACATGGACAATACAAAACCAGAG GGTAGAGTTGACTCTGAGTAAAGTAGAGGACCAGGTGTGGCCCCAGGTGGTTGTGGGAGACAATCGAGGGGAGATGACTATGGACCCTGCAGTGGTAGCTCAGATCCACGAACGACTGGCCGCCCTGACCTCAGACCAAATG AATCCAGATCCGGATGAGGGCAAGGAGAAACCATACAACTCCCAGCAGCTGGAGGAGTGTGACGTGTATCCGGAGGACAGCTCCGCACTGATGAGGTTTGATGGAGATACGCATAAAGTTACGCACAAG ACAAATACTGGAAGCAACCAGTTCCTGTTTTCTGTGTCTCTTTGCAAAGACAAACCCCCGGCACTTTGTTTGCGACATGATGTTGATGGCATATTATGGCAACCGGAAAACGAATGTAAAGAGGCCCAGTCTTCATGGCAACATGTTTCAACATTCAATGCCCTTGGATATGTTCAGGCATCGAAGCAAAATCGAAAATTCTCTGTTTGTGCCCCAGACTGTTCGTTTGCAGTAATTTGTGACATTTGGCGCCATGCTTATGTGTACAGGCAACCCGCAGCAATAGCATCACCCATCAGAAATCGTAAAGACGGGCGGCAAGTCAACACTATTGCAAAGCAACAAGTAGTTTCTTTAGAGTGTACAGACCATATTGTTGGAATTCAATCAACAGCACAGACTCTTTTCATTTTGACTGAATCTGTACTGCATGCAGTTCATATGAACTAG